A region from the Equus quagga isolate Etosha38 unplaced genomic scaffold, UCLA_HA_Equagga_1.0 160191_RagTag, whole genome shotgun sequence genome encodes:
- the LOC124233191 gene encoding olfactory receptor 7D4-like: SNLSFVDICFISTTIPKMLVNNQKQSKDISYIGCLSQVYFFIVFAGMDDFLLTVMAYDRFVAICHPLHYVVIMNPRLCCILVLMCWLIILSVSLFHILLMVRLTFCIGTEIPHFFCELAQVLKVACSDTLINNISLYVATALLCAFPLTGILFSYSQIVSSLMRMSSAGGKYKAFSTCGSHLSAVSLFYGTSLGVYLSSAVTHSSQRSSVTSVMYTVVTPMLNPFIYSLRNKDVKGALGRLLNRATPCV; this comes from the coding sequence TCAAACCTGTCCTTTGTTGACATCTGCTTCATCTCCACCACAATCCCAAAGATGCTAGTGAACAACCAGAAACAGAGCAAAGATATCTCCTACATAGGATGTCTCAGTcaggtgtatttttttattgtttttgctggAATGGACGATTTCCTCCTGACTGTGATGGCCTATGACAGATTTGTGGCCATCTGCCACCCCCTGCACTACGTGGTCATCATGAACCCACGACTCTGCTGCATCTTGGTTCTGATGTGTTGGTTGATCATTTTATCTGTTTCCCTGTTTCATATTCTACTGATGGTACGACTGACTTTCTGCATAGGCACTGAAATTCCACACTTCTTCTGTGAACTGGCTCAGGTTCTCAAGGTGGCCTGCTCTGACACTCTCATCAATAATATCTCCTTGTATGTGGCCACTGCCCTCCTGTGTGCATTTCCTCTCACCGGGATCCTCTTTTCTTACTCTCAGATTGTCTCTTCCTTAATGAGGATGTCCTCTGCAGGaggaaaatataaagcattttccacCTGTGGGTCTCACCTCTCTGCAGTCTCCTTGTTTTATGGGACAAGCCTGGGGGTCTACCTCAGCTCTGCCGTGACCCATTCTTCCCAGAGAAGTTCAGTCACCTCAGTGATGTACACTGTGGtcacccccatgctgaaccccttcatctacagcctgaggaataAGGATGTGAAGGGGGCCCTGGGAAGGCTCCTCAATCGAGCAACCCCTTGTGTGTGA